In the Candidatus Leptovillus gracilis genome, one interval contains:
- a CDS encoding ketoacyl-ACP synthase III — MPRYAQIRSTGRYVPEKMLPNAYFNEILGRDVDEWLVKNVGIRERHVMAPDESTSDLAYHASRQALERAHLQPTDLDLILVATDTPDYLSPGTSSVLQGKLGATQAGTFDVNCACAGWVTAVETAARFIATDDEINHVLVVGVYAMSRFVDYTDRYTCTLFADGAGAVVVGAGDAPGFITGKRFADGSYSDALGIYTGGAACPVTPVEVNGGVPRVQFVRKFPATFNTEHWPRLVREVVAKAGLTLDDIDFFLFTQLNLNTIKLMMEMLEQPLEKTHWIMDKWGYTGSACIPMALDDAIEQGRGPQPGDHVLFCASGGGIAMAASVWRWTK; from the coding sequence ATGCCCCGATATGCCCAAATCCGCAGCACCGGGCGCTACGTGCCCGAAAAAATGCTCCCCAACGCCTATTTCAACGAAATTCTAGGCCGCGATGTAGATGAATGGCTCGTCAAAAACGTCGGCATCCGCGAACGCCACGTGATGGCCCCCGACGAATCCACCAGTGACCTGGCTTACCACGCCTCCCGGCAGGCGTTGGAGCGCGCCCATCTCCAACCCACCGACCTGGACCTGATCCTCGTCGCCACCGACACTCCCGATTACCTCAGCCCTGGCACGTCCAGCGTGCTGCAAGGCAAATTGGGCGCAACCCAGGCCGGTACGTTCGACGTGAACTGCGCCTGCGCCGGTTGGGTAACGGCCGTGGAAACGGCCGCGCGCTTCATCGCCACCGACGACGAAATCAACCACGTCCTGGTGGTCGGCGTCTACGCCATGAGCCGGTTCGTGGATTATACCGACCGCTATACCTGCACCCTCTTCGCCGACGGCGCGGGCGCGGTCGTGGTGGGCGCGGGCGACGCGCCGGGGTTCATCACCGGCAAGCGCTTCGCCGATGGCTCTTATTCGGACGCGCTGGGCATTTACACCGGCGGCGCGGCCTGCCCGGTTACGCCAGTCGAAGTAAACGGCGGCGTGCCGCGCGTGCAATTTGTGCGTAAATTCCCGGCCACCTTCAACACCGAACACTGGCCGCGCCTGGTGCGCGAGGTAGTGGCGAAGGCCGGGTTGACGCTGGACGACATTGACTTCTTCCTCTTTACGCAGCTCAACCTGAACACCATCAAGTTGATGATGGAAATGCTGGAACAACCCCTGGAGAAAACCCACTGGATCATGGACAAATGGGGCTACACCGGCTCGGCCTGCATCCCGATGGCCCTCGACGACGCCATCGAACAAGGACGCGGCCCCCAACCCGGCGACCACGTCCTCTTCTGCGCCAGCGGCGGTGGCATTGCTATGGCGGCATCGGTCTGGCGGTGGACGAAGTAG
- a CDS encoding four helix bundle protein — MQSYRDLVVWQKSVLLTKEIYLLTANFPDAERYGLTNQMRRAAVSIPSNIAKGQGRRSAPDFRRFLHIALGSVAELDTQIVIAIELGYLTHENTIKANGLIIEIKKMLYTLIDKLTN; from the coding sequence GTGCAGAGTTATCGGGATTTGGTGGTTTGGCAAAAGAGTGTTTTGCTGACGAAAGAGATTTATTTGCTGACGGCAAACTTTCCGGATGCTGAGAGGTATGGGCTGACAAATCAGATGCGCCGCGCGGCCGTTTCCATTCCTTCAAACATCGCCAAAGGGCAGGGTCGTCGAAGCGCACCTGATTTCCGCCGATTCCTACATATTGCCCTTGGTTCGGTTGCTGAACTTGACACTCAAATTGTCATCGCCATAGAACTCGGATATTTGACCCATGAAAACACAATCAAAGCCAACGGACTCATCATAGAAATCAAAAAGATGCTCTACACCCTGATTGACAAACTGACCAACTAA
- a CDS encoding long-chain fatty acid--CoA ligase, with the protein MYIGDYLGRRAIYSPDKLAIIDAGKTPELQLSYAQMNSRANRLANWLRDQVGVGYGDRVAILARDGLEHLDTFFACAKLGAIHTALNWRLHWRETAVILAATTPKVLIFSADFAPAVTELQHAPEAASVTHYLHLDGEPVGGSLSFAEVMGGAADTAVTTPTVTEETTAALIFTGGTTGLPKAAQVTHKMIAWNSLNTIIHDLHHDDTYLNVFPLFHTGGLFVYTLPNVVLGGTTILLRQFDPAQVLDLIAREHVTVFAGVPTMYQLLTQAANWQTADLSSLRFCTSGGAPLPVPLVQKYTVEKGIRFKQGFGMTEFGPGIFALAAEDAIAKAGSIGRPNFYVDARVVDDANQPLGPDEVGELVLKGPSYCAGYYNNEAATRTAVDDDNWFHTGDLARHDADWYFFIVDRKKDMFISGGENVYPAEIEKVLYEHTAVHMCAVVGVPDPKWGEVGVACVVLKPDATATPDELLQHMAERLARFKVPRRVQIMKELPISGAGKILKRELQTQLIT; encoded by the coding sequence ATGTACATTGGCGATTATTTAGGACGACGGGCGATTTATTCACCCGATAAATTGGCGATTATTGATGCGGGCAAAACGCCTGAATTGCAGCTGTCTTATGCCCAGATGAACTCGCGAGCGAACCGGTTGGCGAACTGGCTGCGCGACCAGGTGGGCGTGGGTTATGGCGACCGGGTGGCGATTTTGGCGCGGGATGGCCTGGAGCATCTGGACACTTTTTTTGCCTGCGCCAAACTAGGAGCGATCCACACGGCGCTGAATTGGCGGCTGCATTGGCGGGAAACGGCCGTCATCCTCGCCGCCACCACCCCAAAAGTCCTCATCTTCTCCGCCGATTTCGCCCCGGCCGTTACCGAACTCCAACACGCCCCCGAAGCCGCCAGCGTTACCCACTATTTGCATTTGGATGGCGAGCCGGTGGGCGGAAGCCTGTCGTTTGCTGAGGTGATGGGCGGGGCGGCGGATACGGCCGTTACCACCCCCACCGTCACCGAAGAGACCACCGCCGCCCTTATTTTTACCGGCGGAACCACCGGCCTGCCCAAAGCCGCTCAGGTGACACACAAAATGATCGCTTGGAACAGCCTGAACACCATCATCCACGACCTGCACCACGATGACACCTACCTGAACGTCTTTCCGCTCTTCCATACCGGCGGACTCTTTGTCTACACCCTGCCGAACGTGGTGTTGGGCGGCACGACCATTTTGCTGCGCCAGTTCGACCCGGCGCAGGTGCTGGACCTGATCGCCCGTGAGCATGTCACCGTCTTCGCCGGCGTACCCACCATGTACCAACTTCTCACCCAGGCGGCCAACTGGCAAACGGCCGATTTGTCCTCTTTGCGCTTTTGCACCAGCGGCGGCGCGCCCTTGCCCGTGCCCCTGGTACAAAAATACACCGTCGAAAAAGGCATCCGCTTCAAGCAGGGCTTCGGCATGACAGAATTTGGCCCCGGCATTTTCGCCCTGGCCGCCGAGGACGCCATCGCCAAAGCGGGCAGCATTGGCCGCCCCAATTTTTACGTGGATGCGCGGGTGGTAGACGACGCCAATCAACCGCTCGGCCCGGACGAGGTAGGCGAATTGGTGCTGAAAGGGCCGAGCTACTGCGCCGGCTATTACAACAATGAAGCGGCGACGCGCACGGCCGTTGACGATGACAACTGGTTCCACACCGGCGACCTGGCCCGCCACGACGCCGACTGGTACTTCTTCATCGTGGACCGTAAGAAGGATATGTTTATTTCCGGCGGCGAGAATGTATACCCGGCGGAGATTGAGAAGGTGCTGTATGAGCATACGGCCGTGCACATGTGCGCCGTCGTGGGCGTGCCAGACCCGAAGTGGGGCGAGGTGGGCGTCGCCTGCGTCGTCCTCAAGCCCGACGCCACGGCGACCCCCGACGAGCTTTTGCAGCACATGGCCGAACGTCTGGCGCGCTTCAAAGTACCCCGGCGCGTGCAAATCATGAAAGAACTGCCCATCTCCGGCGCGGGCAAAATCCTGAAACGGGAACTACAGACGCAATTGATCACGTAA
- a CDS encoding type II toxin-antitoxin system Phd/YefM family antitoxin, with translation MIKVSATDFRKNLFDYLDKTAAGEIIIIQRNNQEIARLLPMERANWRDQMTTTPQLLVSPVELIQPLDDIWEAYV, from the coding sequence ATGATCAAAGTCTCGGCCACAGACTTCAGGAAAAATCTATTTGATTACTTAGACAAAACGGCCGCCGGCGAAATCATCATCATCCAGCGCAACAACCAGGAAATCGCCCGCCTGCTGCCCATGGAGCGCGCCAATTGGCGCGATCAGATGACCACGACGCCGCAGCTCCTGGTTTCACCGGTAGAACTGATTCAACCGCTCGACGACATTTGGGAAGCCTACGTGTGA
- a CDS encoding type II toxin-antitoxin system VapC family toxin, whose protein sequence is MKPNAYLFDTHALIFWVNKVSVSDKFIAFFDTQAQQGALHVSAITFWEIAFLVQKGRLAIPDIHVWQRELLSQANLRLIHPSVSEMIDSTQLPPHHKDPFDRLLIAQAKYHHLILVTQDQMIQAYDVPQIWL, encoded by the coding sequence GTGAAGCCAAACGCCTATTTATTCGACACCCACGCGCTGATTTTTTGGGTAAACAAAGTCTCGGTATCAGACAAATTTATCGCCTTTTTCGATACCCAGGCGCAGCAGGGCGCTTTACACGTTTCGGCCATCACCTTTTGGGAGATTGCCTTTCTGGTGCAGAAAGGCCGACTTGCCATACCAGACATTCACGTCTGGCAGCGAGAATTGTTAAGTCAGGCAAACCTGCGCCTGATTCACCCGTCCGTTAGCGAGATGATTGACTCAACACAACTGCCACCACATCATAAAGACCCATTTGATCGCTTGTTAATTGCCCAGGCAAAGTACCATCATCTCATTCTCGTTACTCAGGATCAAATGATCCAGGCATACGACGTTCCCCAAATCTGGTTATAA
- a CDS encoding ABC transporter permease, producing MSVFDLMALVVENLARRKGRVALTAVGVIIGTAAVVLLVSLGSGLQQNAASQLGGIGDLTKISVSPNFTEFDPTTGMPIIDAPLNDTAVEAFRGMVGVTAVIPQDYLQGWAQMTVDRLEGGGQLLGAGTTDLSELGLRADQGTTELLPGTVVVGYQIPNNFWDPHARPGQEPPPPPDLLNQQITFTLIKYSEDGTEIRKTVRARVAGVLAESRDEADYSIYIPLKELEAMNAWFTGQRLDRNKTGYNTVIVRAANLDQVLEVADQITAMGFQAWTPQSFVQGINSFYVVLQLVFGGMGAIALLVAAIGIANTMAMAILERTREIGLMKAVGATNRHVLSVFLGESAGIGFLGGLGGVALGWSLGQVVNVFAIAYLAGQAAQTGGPPPTVAVSTPAWLPLFALIFATVIGLLSGLYPALRAATLSPITALKYE from the coding sequence ATGTCGGTTTTTGATTTGATGGCGTTGGTGGTGGAGAACCTGGCGCGGCGGAAGGGGCGGGTGGCGCTAACGGCCGTTGGCGTCATCATCGGCACGGCGGCGGTGGTGCTGTTGGTGTCGTTGGGGTCGGGCTTGCAGCAAAACGCGGCCAGCCAGTTGGGCGGCATCGGCGACCTGACCAAAATCAGCGTATCGCCCAATTTCACCGAATTTGATCCGACGACCGGTATGCCCATCATTGACGCGCCGCTGAATGATACGGCCGTCGAAGCGTTTCGGGGGATGGTGGGGGTAACGGCCGTGATCCCCCAGGATTACTTGCAAGGTTGGGCGCAAATGACCGTAGACCGGCTGGAAGGCGGCGGCCAGCTTTTAGGCGCAGGCACAACCGACCTGAGTGAATTAGGTCTGCGCGCCGACCAGGGCACGACCGAACTGCTGCCCGGCACAGTGGTCGTTGGCTACCAGATACCGAACAATTTCTGGGACCCGCACGCCCGGCCCGGCCAGGAACCGCCGCCGCCGCCCGACCTGCTGAACCAACAAATCACCTTCACGCTCATCAAGTACAGCGAGGACGGCACAGAAATCCGCAAAACGGTGCGCGCCCGCGTGGCTGGCGTGCTGGCCGAATCCCGCGACGAAGCCGATTACTCCATCTACATACCGCTGAAGGAATTGGAAGCGATGAACGCCTGGTTTACCGGCCAGCGGTTGGACCGCAACAAAACTGGCTACAACACCGTCATCGTGCGCGCCGCCAACCTGGACCAGGTGTTGGAAGTGGCCGACCAGATCACCGCGATGGGTTTCCAGGCGTGGACGCCGCAGTCGTTTGTGCAGGGCATTAACAGCTTTTACGTGGTGTTGCAACTGGTCTTTGGCGGCATGGGGGCCATTGCCCTGCTGGTGGCGGCCATCGGCATCGCCAATACGATGGCGATGGCGATTCTGGAGCGCACCCGCGAAATCGGTTTGATGAAGGCCGTGGGCGCGACCAATCGGCACGTACTGAGCGTCTTTTTGGGCGAATCGGCGGGCATTGGTTTTTTGGGCGGATTGGGCGGTGTGGCGTTGGGCTGGAGCCTGGGGCAGGTGGTGAATGTGTTTGCCATTGCTTACCTGGCCGGGCAGGCGGCGCAAACCGGCGGCCCACCGCCGACGGTGGCTGTGTCCACCCCCGCCTGGCTGCCGCTCTTTGCTCTGATTTTTGCCACGGTGATTGGGCTGCTTTCCGGCCTCTATCCGGCGCTACGGGCGGCGACGCTGTCGCCCATCACCGCCCTAAAATATGAGTAG
- a CDS encoding IPT/TIG domain-containing protein codes for MNQSTIFRKYAPGLLLILLLALTICAAPQIYAQADTPTPTATTTNPPSSAPQPTAVQPNSVSNASDTELVVTGSNFANGAVVVLEGYGALATTTVSANLLRALLPAGAPPRAYTVTVVNPNAQAASLPNALTVTALPGPTDTPAPTNTPAATAFVRPLLIVDNYGASSAQITPGANFDFEMTLANAGQIPASNIVATFVSGSFVPRNTGGVRAIGGLQPGEKSRFWQPLAASADLAGQAIGTLEVKVSYTDANGTAYNDTFALTFPIVPRAVGGAASATPTPTATPTATAAPRLRPQLIITDYTINVPQLEPGTIFELALTVQNQGSTDARRVTMVVGGGTGSSSVNPEGTPQAGGLAGASGSFTEFAPVGTSNVRALGDLLRGQSLDTGQSLIVNATTKPGAYPLKVSFVYSDDQNGSFVDDQVITLLVYKRPSVSFNFYAPEPTIFAGEAASLPLQIVNVGSSAAVLGTFKVTADDAVLMNNSVFIGALESGGFFPLDALLIASQPGPLDLHLSVDYTDDFNQPQVITHTLTVEVMEGMVFEEPEMPPEGFEEPASEPEPETLGAKIWRFILGLLGLSSGVPVPEQPVESVPPDFGGPGNFGP; via the coding sequence ATGAACCAATCAACCATTTTCCGCAAATACGCTCCCGGCCTGCTGCTGATTTTGCTGCTGGCCCTGACGATCTGCGCCGCGCCGCAAATTTACGCCCAGGCCGATACACCCACGCCCACCGCCACGACGACCAATCCGCCATCATCCGCGCCGCAGCCAACGGCCGTGCAGCCCAACAGCGTCAGCAATGCCAGCGATACCGAACTGGTGGTCACCGGCAGTAATTTTGCCAATGGCGCGGTCGTCGTGCTGGAAGGCTACGGCGCACTCGCCACCACGACCGTCAGCGCCAACCTGCTAAGGGCGCTGCTGCCAGCCGGCGCACCGCCGCGCGCGTACACCGTCACCGTCGTCAATCCAAACGCGCAGGCGGCCTCCTTGCCCAACGCCCTCACCGTCACAGCGCTGCCCGGTCCCACCGACACCCCCGCGCCCACCAACACCCCCGCGGCGACCGCTTTTGTCCGGCCGCTGCTCATCGTAGACAACTACGGCGCCAGCTCGGCGCAAATCACCCCCGGCGCCAACTTCGATTTTGAGATGACGTTAGCTAACGCCGGGCAAATTCCGGCCAGCAACATCGTCGCCACCTTTGTCAGCGGCAGCTTTGTGCCGCGCAACACCGGCGGCGTGCGGGCCATCGGCGGCTTGCAGCCCGGCGAAAAGTCACGCTTCTGGCAGCCATTGGCCGCCAGCGCCGATCTGGCCGGGCAGGCGATTGGCACGTTGGAAGTGAAAGTTTCTTACACCGATGCCAACGGCACGGCTTACAACGACACCTTTGCCCTGACGTTTCCCATCGTGCCACGAGCGGTAGGCGGGGCGGCTTCGGCCACGCCCACGCCGACCGCGACGCCGACGGCCACGGCCGCGCCGCGCCTGCGCCCGCAGCTTATCATCACCGATTACACGATCAATGTGCCGCAGCTAGAGCCGGGCACGATCTTTGAATTGGCCCTGACGGTGCAAAACCAGGGCAGCACCGATGCCCGCCGCGTAACGATGGTTGTGGGCGGCGGTACGGGCAGCAGCAGCGTCAACCCCGAAGGCACGCCGCAGGCCGGCGGGCTGGCCGGGGCCAGCGGCAGCTTTACCGAATTTGCTCCGGTGGGCACGTCCAACGTGCGCGCGCTGGGCGATTTGCTGCGCGGCCAATCGTTGGACACAGGCCAATCGCTCATTGTCAACGCCACCACCAAGCCGGGGGCCTACCCGCTGAAGGTGTCGTTTGTCTACAGCGACGACCAGAATGGCAGCTTTGTGGATGATCAGGTGATTACGCTGCTGGTGTATAAACGGCCGTCGGTCAGCTTCAACTTTTATGCCCCGGAACCGACCATTTTTGCCGGTGAAGCGGCCAGTTTGCCGCTGCAAATTGTGAATGTGGGCAGCAGTGCGGCGGTGTTGGGCACATTTAAGGTCACGGCCGATGACGCCGTGCTGATGAACAACAGCGTTTTTATCGGCGCGCTGGAATCGGGCGGCTTTTTCCCGCTGGATGCACTGCTGATTGCCAGCCAGCCAGGGCCGCTGGATTTACACCTGAGCGTGGATTACACCGACGACTTTAACCAGCCGCAAGTCATTACGCACACCTTGACGGTGGAGGTGATGGAGGGGATGGTCTTCGAGGAGCCAGAAATGCCGCCGGAAGGCTTTGAGGAACCGGCCTCGGAGCCGGAACCGGAAACCCTGGGCGCGAAAATCTGGCGCTTTATCCTGGGTCTGTTGGGATTAAGCAGCGGCGTGCCCGTGCCGGAGCAGCCCGTAGAGAGCGTGCCGCCAGACTTTGGCGGGCCGGGAAATTTTGGGCCGTAA
- a CDS encoding ABC transporter ATP-binding protein, with protein MSPLIITHELRKTFQMGRQKVHALDSVDLTVAVNTFYAVMGPSGSGKSTLLYLLGGLDRPTSGQIHVGGASLEAMDENALAIYRRRTIGFIFQSFNLIPSLSALENVAYPLRFSGVSRRRRQSIARDLLQRVGLGDRLTHKPAELSGGQQQRVAVARALVNDPQLILADEPTGNLDTASGQAIMQLLADLHQHGRTVLVVTHDPRMQAYATHTVYMLDGRIVTQADYETAVTGV; from the coding sequence ATGTCTCCCTTAATCATCACCCACGAACTGCGCAAGACCTTCCAAATGGGACGGCAAAAGGTCCACGCCCTGGACAGCGTGGATTTGACCGTGGCTGTCAACACCTTTTACGCGGTGATGGGGCCGTCTGGTTCCGGCAAAAGCACCCTGCTCTACCTGTTGGGTGGCCTGGACCGCCCCACCAGCGGCCAGATTCATGTCGGCGGTGCATCACTGGAAGCGATGGATGAAAACGCCCTGGCGATTTATCGCCGCCGCACCATTGGCTTCATTTTCCAATCCTTCAATCTGATCCCCAGCCTGTCGGCGCTGGAAAATGTGGCCTACCCGCTGCGCTTCAGCGGCGTCAGCCGCCGCCGCCGTCAGTCCATCGCCCGCGACCTGCTCCAGCGGGTAGGGCTGGGCGACCGGCTGACCCACAAACCGGCTGAATTGTCCGGCGGGCAGCAGCAGCGCGTGGCCGTCGCCCGCGCCCTGGTCAACGACCCGCAGCTTATCCTGGCCGACGAACCGACAGGCAACCTGGACACAGCCAGCGGCCAGGCCATCATGCAGTTATTGGCCGATTTACACCAACACGGCCGTACCGTACTCGTTGTCACCCATGATCCGCGGATGCAGGCATACGCCACCCACACCGTCTATATGCTCGACGGCCGTATCGTCACCCAGGCCGATTATGAAACGGCCGTTACCGGAGTCTAA
- a CDS encoding YIP1 family protein, translated as MEDVLSDSSDDNGRWRFDWLLPTLFQPRRAFARIAGTETAVWQTPILILVLTSLVRTLVNGSVKAAANLAAANSGAPPPGFEYYTPEQQAQLQQAMTATSGPVFTYLLPSVVTILGVYLGWLILGWVIHLGLTLMGGRGSSRQALNVVAWTLLPFAIRDSVRITAMWLTGQPLTSLGLAGFAPTGDGSLNIYLTALLTLVDIYLLWHIFLLLIGARAAETISRAKVWSVVLFTILVFTLLRALPALIAAQFSGLTVVRPFF; from the coding sequence ATGGAAGATGTATTGTCCGATTCATCAGACGATAACGGCCGTTGGCGCTTCGACTGGCTGCTGCCAACCCTGTTCCAACCACGCCGCGCTTTTGCCCGCATTGCCGGGACGGAAACGGCCGTCTGGCAAACCCCCATCCTCATCCTCGTCCTCACCAGCCTCGTCCGTACTCTGGTGAACGGTTCCGTGAAGGCTGCCGCCAACCTGGCCGCCGCCAACAGCGGCGCACCGCCGCCCGGCTTTGAATATTACACCCCGGAGCAGCAGGCCCAATTGCAGCAGGCCATGACCGCCACCAGCGGCCCCGTCTTCACCTATCTGCTGCCCTCGGTCGTCACCATCCTCGGCGTTTATCTCGGCTGGCTGATTCTGGGTTGGGTCATCCACCTCGGCCTGACATTAATGGGCGGGCGCGGCAGCAGCCGTCAGGCGCTCAACGTCGTCGCCTGGACCTTGCTGCCCTTCGCCATCCGCGACAGCGTGCGCATCACCGCCATGTGGCTCACCGGCCAGCCGCTCACCTCCCTGGGCCTCGCCGGCTTCGCCCCGACGGGCGATGGCAGCCTGAACATTTACCTGACGGCGCTGCTCACCCTGGTGGATATTTACCTGCTCTGGCACATTTTTCTGCTGTTGATTGGCGCACGCGCCGCCGAAACCATCAGCCGTGCCAAAGTGTGGAGCGTCGTCCTGTTCACCATCCTGGTCTTTACCTTGCTGCGCGCCCTGCCGGCCCTCATCGCCGCTCAATTTAGCGGGTTAACAGTGGTACGCCCATTTTTCTAA
- a CDS encoding OsmC family protein, with amino-acid sequence MATITTHYRGDMVFETIIGNHKLLIDVPKEMGGQDRGPQPPQLFIASIGSCVAALIAEYCANHDSDASGMRVDVSFDKEGNPTRLTNIQVKVFMPDNGCVDKRREAALIRVAEQCPVHKTIETIQRIEFAIIHPEAAELSPG; translated from the coding sequence ATGGCAACAATTACAACCCACTACCGTGGCGATATGGTGTTTGAAACAATAATAGGCAACCACAAATTGTTGATTGACGTTCCCAAAGAGATGGGCGGTCAGGATCGTGGTCCACAACCACCGCAGTTGTTCATCGCCTCGATTGGCTCATGCGTAGCGGCTCTCATTGCCGAATATTGCGCCAACCACGATTCGGACGCTTCGGGCATGCGTGTGGATGTCTCTTTTGACAAAGAAGGCAACCCAACCCGCCTGACCAACATCCAGGTGAAGGTCTTCATGCCAGACAATGGCTGTGTGGATAAGCGCCGGGAAGCGGCTTTAATCCGTGTGGCGGAACAATGCCCGGTACACAAAACCATCGAGACCATCCAACGCATTGAATTTGCGATCATCCACCCCGAAGCGGCCGAACTATCACCAGGCTAA
- a CDS encoding cryptochrome/photolyase family protein, with protein MAETKTTFWILGNQLLANHPLLEGVDKTAVTILFIESAARVQKLPYQRKKLVLLFSAMRHYAQELQAQGFQVDYRAAPTFLAGLRAHVAAYQPDELLTMAAADWSGRAFQQGLAAQLGLPVTITPDRQFLVAQFNPYPDTPPEKPIVMEYFYREMRRHFNVLMDDRQPVSGQWNYDKENRKPLPAGLPLPAVPVFAPDAITQAVMAEAAALPGIGAPHGFSLAVTRAQAQAACADFFAHRLADFGAYEDAMTVRHATLFHSLLSPYLNIGLLEPLELIRAAEQAYHDGRAPLNSVEGFVRQILGWREYIYWQYWRQGPALLALNEWGAERPLPPFFWSGATEMNCLRHVIHRALEDGYTHHIERLMVVGNFAMLAGLKPTAVNDWFLACYLDAYEWVMAPNVLGMALNADGGRTATKPYIASANYIHKMSNYCAGCRFSHKQRHGDDACPFNFLYWNFLIRHEAKLRANSRLGQNVLGLRHLDEAERTAVTRRAQQFFAAFDSEAVG; from the coding sequence ATGGCCGAAACAAAAACGACCTTCTGGATTTTGGGCAATCAACTCCTGGCAAATCATCCCTTATTAGAGGGGGTGGACAAAACGGCCGTCACCATCCTCTTCATTGAAAGCGCGGCGCGGGTGCAAAAATTACCCTACCAGCGCAAAAAATTGGTCCTCTTGTTCAGCGCCATGCGCCATTACGCGCAAGAATTACAGGCGCAAGGATTCCAGGTAGATTATCGCGCTGCGCCCACTTTCCTGGCCGGCCTACGGGCGCATGTGGCCGCTTACCAGCCAGACGAGTTGCTCACGATGGCCGCCGCCGACTGGTCCGGCCGCGCTTTTCAGCAGGGTCTGGCGGCGCAGTTGGGGCTGCCTGTTACCATCACGCCCGACCGCCAATTTCTGGTGGCCCAATTTAACCCGTACCCGGATACGCCACCAGAAAAGCCGATCGTCATGGAATACTTTTACCGGGAGATGCGCCGCCACTTCAACGTTCTGATGGATGACCGTCAGCCGGTTAGCGGGCAGTGGAACTATGACAAAGAGAACCGCAAGCCGCTGCCCGCCGGTTTGCCACTGCCGGCCGTCCCTGTCTTTGCGCCAGATGCCATCACCCAGGCGGTGATGGCTGAAGCGGCTGCCCTACCCGGCATCGGCGCGCCCCATGGCTTTAGCCTGGCGGTGACACGGGCGCAGGCGCAGGCGGCCTGCGCCGATTTTTTTGCCCATCGCCTGGCCGATTTTGGCGCGTATGAAGACGCCATGACTGTGCGTCACGCGACCCTGTTCCACTCGCTGTTGTCGCCTTACCTGAACATTGGTCTGTTGGAACCATTGGAACTTATCCGGGCGGCGGAGCAAGCCTACCACGACGGCCGTGCCCCGCTGAATTCCGTTGAGGGGTTTGTGCGCCAGATTTTGGGCTGGCGTGAGTACATCTACTGGCAATATTGGCGGCAGGGGCCGGCGCTGTTGGCGCTGAATGAGTGGGGAGCAGAACGGCCGCTGCCCCCCTTCTTTTGGAGCGGCGCGACAGAGATGAACTGCCTACGCCACGTTATCCACCGGGCGCTGGAGGATGGCTACACCCACCATATCGAGCGGTTGATGGTGGTCGGCAATTTTGCCATGCTGGCCGGTTTAAAACCGACGGCCGTCAATGACTGGTTCCTCGCCTGCTACCTGGACGCCTATGAATGGGTGATGGCCCCCAACGTCCTGGGCATGGCCCTCAACGCGGATGGCGGCCGCACGGCCACCAAGCCCTACATCGCCAGCGCCAACTACATCCACAAAATGAGCAATTACTGCGCCGGCTGCCGCTTCAGCCATAAGCAGCGCCACGGCGACGACGCCTGCCCCTTCAACTTTCTCTACTGGAATTTTCTCATTAGACACGAGGCAAAACTGCGGGCTAATTCGCGCCTGGGGCAAAACGTGTTAGGGCTGCGCCACCTGGATGAAGCGGAACGCACGGCCGTGACCCGTCGGGCGCAGCAGTTTTTCGCCGCGTTTGACAGTGAGGCGGTTGGATGA